The Herbiconiux sp. SALV-R1 nucleotide sequence CGAGGGGTGTGAACAGGAACGCGGCGAAGCCCGCGATGAGCAGCACCACCACGATCGCGCCGAGCGGCTCCCCCAGCCACCAGTTGCCGCCCTGGAACCACGCCGTGAACGGCACGAGCTCGCCGTACCCGATGTAGGCGGCGCGCCAGGCGAGCTCCGTGTCGGTGTAGGCGGTGAGCTCGCCGGTGACGAGCCAGGCGATGCCCGGCCAGGCGAGCCCCATCAGCCCGCTGAACACGGCGAGCGCCACCGTCACCACCCGCTCCCGCACCGGGAACGGATCGCGCCGCCGCACCAGGTACCGGTGCACGACGTGCAGCCCGACGAAGAGCGCGAACGCGAGACCCGTCGGCCTCGTGAGCGCCATCACCACCACCACCGGGAACACCCACGCATAGCGCCTCGTCACCATGAGGTAGAGCGCGGTGACGAGCAGCAGCAGCCCCATCGCCTCGGCGTACGCGAACTGCAGCAGCGGCGACAGCGGCGCCACGCAGAACAGCACCACGCTGAACAGGGCCGCCCCGTCGTCGTGCAGCACGTGCTTCATGAGGCGGTGGAACACGAGCGCCGCGCCCAGCGAGCAGGCGATCGACACCGCGACGGCGACGAGCTCCCAGCTCGACCCGGTCGCCCAGCGGAGGGCGCTCACGAGGAACGGGTAGCCCGGCATGAACGCCCAGGCGTTCTCGCCGATGTGCCCGTCGGCGTTCACGGGCAGCTGCGAGGGATACCCGTAGAACGAGATGATCTTGTACCAGTTGCCGTCCCAGATGGCGGCGTAGCTGAGGTACGGCGGGTTCGCCCCCGTCCACGGGTTCGCACCCTGCGCCCGCGCGAACAGCAGCGCGATCACCGTCGTGACCACCCGCGACAGCGCGAACACCACGAGCACCTGCGCCCACCACGGCACACGGCGCAGCACAGCGGATGCTCGGCCCGGCCCCATCGCAGAACCGCGTCCGTCTGCGGGGCGCGACCGCCTGTCGGGGGCAGCGGCATCCGTCGGCGCCGTCGTCTCGCTCACCCTCGTGCTCGCCTGCGGGTTCAGCTGGCGCCGGTGAGCCAGGCGCGCAGACCCGCCTCGCACGACTCGATCTGGCTCACCCGTACGCGCTCGTCGTCGGCGTGCGCCTTGAGCGGGTCGCCCGGGCCGTAGTTGACGGCGGGCACGCCCATGGCCGAGAAGCGGGCGACGTCGGTCCAGCCGTACTTCGGCTTC carries:
- a CDS encoding mannosyltransferase family protein; its protein translation is MSETTAPTDAAAPDRRSRPADGRGSAMGPGRASAVLRRVPWWAQVLVVFALSRVVTTVIALLFARAQGANPWTGANPPYLSYAAIWDGNWYKIISFYGYPSQLPVNADGHIGENAWAFMPGYPFLVSALRWATGSSWELVAVAVSIACSLGAALVFHRLMKHVLHDDGAALFSVVLFCVAPLSPLLQFAYAEAMGLLLLVTALYLMVTRRYAWVFPVVVVMALTRPTGLAFALFVGLHVVHRYLVRRRDPFPVRERVVTVALAVFSGLMGLAWPGIAWLVTGELTAYTDTELAWRAAYIGYGELVPFTAWFQGGNWWLGEPLGAIVVVLLIAGFAAFLFTPLVKRLGVDLQLWLASYALYLLAVFFPQSSTFRLLMPLFPALGALALPRSPVYRVALVVVCIAGQVGWMAIGWGVDGRDWTPP